A single genomic interval of bacterium harbors:
- the rpsK gene encoding 30S ribosomal protein S11 produces MAKPKARVKKKEKKNVLQGRVHIQSTFNNTIVTSTDMLGNAIAWASAGTSGFKGARKGTPFASQSAAELVAKKSMEQGMKSVEVYVKGPGSGRETAIRSIQSAGLEITLIKDVTPIPHNGCRPPKKRRV; encoded by the coding sequence ATGGCTAAACCAAAGGCTAGAGTTAAGAAAAAAGAAAAGAAAAATGTACTTCAGGGCAGAGTGCATATCCAATCAACATTTAACAATACAATCGTAACTTCGACAGATATGCTCGGAAATGCAATAGCATGGGCAAGTGCAGGTACAAGCGGATTTAAGGGCGCAAGAAAAGGCACCCCGTTTGCTTCACAATCAGCGGCTGAATTAGTTGCAAAAAAATCCATGGAACAAGGCATGAAATCTGTAGAAGTTTATGTAAAAGGACCCGGATCAGGCAGAGAAACAGCCATCAGGTCAATACAGTCAGCAGGGCTTGAAATTACATTAATTAAAGATGTAACTCCAATACCTCATAATGGTTGCAGACCACCAAAGAAAAGAAGAGTCTAA
- the infA gene encoding translation initiation factor IF-1, translating into MSKETIEFEGTIIESLPNAMFKVKLENDHMVLAHISGKIRKNFIRILPGDKVKVELTPYDLTRGRITYRLK; encoded by the coding sequence ATGTCAAAAGAAACAATAGAATTTGAAGGAACGATAATTGAATCCTTGCCAAATGCTATGTTTAAGGTAAAACTTGAAAATGATCATATGGTATTGGCTCATATTTCCGGCAAAATCAGAAAGAACTTCATAAGAATTCTGCCCGGGGATAAAGTTAAAGTCGAGTTGACCCCTTATGACTTAACCAGAGGAAGAATTACATATAGATTAAAATAA
- the rpmJ gene encoding 50S ribosomal protein L36 → MKVRTSVKKICEKCKSIRRKGRVAVICENPKHKQRQG, encoded by the coding sequence GTGAAAGTCAGAACATCTGTTAAGAAAATTTGTGAAAAATGCAAATCAATTAGAAGAAAAGGAAGAGTAGCAGTTATTTGCGAAAACCCAAAACATAAACAAAGACAGGGATAA
- the rpsM gene encoding 30S ribosomal protein S13, translated as MARIAGVDLPRNKRMVVALTYIYGVGPTRASEILANCGISEDTRSDNLTEEEINSLRIEIGKYQVEGDLKRFEALNIKRLSEINSYRGMRHRRGLPVRGQRTKTNARTRRGKKTGPVSKKK; from the coding sequence ATGGCCAGAATAGCTGGAGTTGATCTTCCGCGTAATAAAAGAATGGTAGTAGCCTTAACCTATATTTATGGGGTAGGACCTACCAGAGCCAGTGAAATATTGGCTAATTGCGGCATATCTGAGGACACCAGAAGCGACAATTTAACTGAAGAAGAAATTAACAGTTTAAGAATTGAAATAGGAAAATATCAGGTCGAAGGTGATCTAAAAAGATTTGAAGCATTAAATATCAAAAGATTAAGTGAAATCAATTCATATAGAGGAATGAGACACCGTAGAGGTCTTCCTGTTCGTGGACAAAGAACAAAAACTAATGCCAGAACAAGAAGAGGCAAGAAAACAGGACCTGTTTCAAAGAAAAAATAA
- the rpsD gene encoding 30S ribosomal protein S4 has product MARHTEAVCKICRNEGKKLFLKGDRCNSAKCSATKRPYGSGQHGQSRKKLSEYAVHLREKQKCRFSYLVSEKQFSRYFKIAAGKSGVTGTVLLQLLESRFDNVVAKAGFTAGRKQSRQLIRHRHFLINDRTVDIPSYRLKAGDKISVKKGSEELIKSIIDSLTPIEGVNWLEYDKSSLKITVKSLPEREEIDPTVKEQLIVEYYSK; this is encoded by the coding sequence TTGGCACGACATACAGAAGCAGTTTGTAAAATATGCAGAAACGAAGGCAAAAAGCTCTTTTTAAAAGGAGATCGTTGCAACTCGGCTAAATGTTCTGCAACAAAAAGACCTTATGGTTCAGGACAACACGGTCAGAGCAGAAAAAAATTATCCGAATATGCGGTGCATTTAAGAGAAAAACAAAAATGCCGTTTTTCATATCTGGTTTCAGAAAAACAATTCTCCAGATATTTCAAAATAGCAGCAGGCAAATCAGGCGTTACAGGTACTGTATTATTACAGTTGCTTGAATCAAGATTTGATAATGTTGTGGCTAAAGCAGGATTCACTGCCGGAAGAAAACAATCAAGGCAGCTTATTAGACACAGACACTTTTTAATTAATGATAGAACAGTCGATATCCCTTCATACAGATTAAAAGCCGGTGATAAAATTTCTGTCAAAAAAGGCAGCGAAGAATTAATTAAATCAATTATTGATTCATTAACACCGATTGAAGGCGTAAATTGGCTGGAATATGATAAATCAAGTTTAAAAATAACAGTAAAATCTTTACCTGAAAGAGAAGAAATTGATCCTACAGTTAAAGAACAGCTTATCGTTGAATACTATTCTAAGTAG